In Hyalangium gracile, the following are encoded in one genomic region:
- a CDS encoding PAAR domain-containing protein, whose product MPPAARITDMHVCPKVEPGPVPHVGGPTTSGEATVIIGYQKAARVGDSLLCVGPGVSDSISQGEPTVIIGGKPAARLGDPTSHGGVLVAGCPTVIIGSTTQAFTIQLAAHNGTPFCEECEKKKQAAEAAASAAPAPASAAAPAPSSPAPTPSTPSSRASPAPSIGEKTGLGDEVDQLAAQSPTLQANLKEMKNQGWTVEYGEAGKGSYANRDQKKIVIDSNEKENPQVVVQTLAHESGHALYTPEPYVSHEGLSREDYVNRNVQSALKDEGEATLINVQVRQEILKNGGPDIGIAGSQSAKYEEVAAKYPAAADRDKARAEIGQLFAKGESPSTDPTSTYYDYYAKPYQEHYDKHAVKKGP is encoded by the coding sequence ATGCCTCCTGCTGCGCGCATCACCGACATGCACGTCTGCCCGAAGGTGGAGCCGGGACCCGTTCCTCACGTGGGCGGGCCGACAACCTCAGGCGAAGCCACGGTCATCATCGGCTACCAGAAAGCGGCTAGGGTGGGAGATTCCTTGCTGTGCGTGGGCCCTGGTGTCTCGGACTCCATCTCTCAAGGCGAGCCCACTGTGATCATCGGCGGAAAACCCGCAGCGCGGCTGGGAGATCCCACCTCCCACGGCGGCGTGCTCGTGGCGGGCTGTCCCACCGTGATCATCGGCTCTACCACCCAGGCGTTCACCATCCAGCTCGCCGCCCATAACGGCACTCCATTCTGCGAGGAGTGCGAGAAGAAGAAACAGGCCGCTGAGGCCGCCGCCTCGGCGGCCCCGGCGCCTGCGTCAGCCGCAGCTCCGGCACCGAGCTCTCCAGCGCCCACTCCATCAACCCCATCCAGTAGGGCCTCTCCGGCCCCGAGCATAGGGGAGAAGACAGGGCTGGGCGACGAAGTGGATCAGCTGGCGGCCCAATCTCCCACGCTGCAGGCGAACCTGAAGGAGATGAAGAACCAAGGGTGGACTGTCGAGTATGGTGAGGCCGGTAAGGGCAGCTATGCGAATCGGGATCAGAAGAAGATCGTCATCGACAGCAATGAGAAGGAGAACCCCCAGGTGGTAGTCCAGACCCTGGCCCACGAGTCAGGCCATGCGCTGTACACGCCAGAGCCCTACGTATCCCACGAGGGACTGTCGCGTGAGGACTATGTCAACCGGAACGTTCAGAGTGCACTCAAGGATGAAGGAGAGGCGACGCTCATCAACGTGCAGGTGCGACAGGAAATCCTGAAGAACGGCGGACCGGATATTGGCATTGCCGGGAGCCAGTCGGCGAAATACGAGGAGGTCGCGGCGAAGTACCCAGCCGCTGCGGATCGGGACAAAGCGAGAGCAGAGATCGGACAGCTGTTCGCCAAGGGAGAGTCTCCCTCCACAGACCCCACCAGCACCTATTATGACTACTACGCCAAGCCCTACCAGGAGCACTACGACAAGCATGCGGTCAAGAAAGGCCCCTGA
- a CDS encoding NUDIX domain-containing protein: MAKNPGVTLVPGHRVRWEEGRLRVEADDDRSRLRAALERHLVMGEGGDTLVFGGQVRARFSAPSEVEALTAFEARFLADNNVPMTLPTGAPPFSPRTDLHTHFAGALPGRILVELAAAEEGVTVPRSLLVEAGIDAREDVPAALLDEPARVRLARSLDVQLDRQITFRDMERLYARRSPLAKHPRLFLPQLRAICRELAAAGVVYAELSLSSAVEPEVLSALHASLDALEASSGVRLRFLVALSRHDDLEWDLDVLDRVEQCLPSRAIAGVDIMGHETCSTRAFLPVLERAAALGGARPGFVVRVHAGENPAFPENVRETVRALLPFPGVEIRIGHGLYGVDDDTLKTMARNADRLVVEFNLTSNLALNNIQTTLQVPLRRYVDAGVAVVLGSDGAGLYGTCAPDEVRAAIACGLDEERLARLRGAEEALLAAKQERERALPPLRDWSPPPPEPRRHFTPVRAAEIAARRGAVRAAQDQRLRELGATVTDAAPDLAGRPLLWLAGAWRHAFSSWTVEEMGRASAVLTEVLRGLEKRGGVLLTGGTCHGMEGLSHGLAAQEGVEVLGAIVEETLAEDLDWRVRRFWRCARSLYEKAAPVVRLVRDAQGLGLFLGGGLIVADEQQAAYNIRARHVYLSGLRGAAVDAARASKHVRFVDDAAEVLAALDDRRPWGQLRHPGPNDAADIIVFRRGAQGDDELLLIRRHDDSGAAAGRMSLPGGFVRPGEAPKDAAVRELLEETGLRVPASALVPVCIVEGGGRDPRDTEERWVRSHVFATRIAGVAPDDTTGSLVLGGSDAAAALFVSVERRPPLAFDHDMLVARALAWRDQSS; encoded by the coding sequence ATGGCGAAGAACCCGGGCGTGACGCTGGTTCCTGGCCACCGGGTGCGGTGGGAGGAGGGCCGTCTTCGCGTCGAGGCCGATGACGATCGCAGCCGTCTCCGCGCCGCGCTGGAGCGCCACCTCGTGATGGGGGAGGGCGGAGACACGCTCGTCTTCGGTGGCCAGGTTCGCGCCCGCTTCAGCGCTCCCTCGGAAGTGGAGGCGCTCACCGCATTCGAGGCGCGCTTTCTGGCCGACAACAATGTGCCGATGACGCTCCCTACCGGGGCGCCTCCGTTCTCTCCCCGTACGGATCTCCACACGCACTTCGCTGGGGCCCTTCCAGGGCGGATCCTGGTGGAGCTGGCGGCCGCGGAGGAGGGCGTCACCGTGCCGCGGAGCTTGCTGGTGGAGGCCGGTATCGACGCCCGCGAGGATGTCCCCGCGGCTTTGCTCGATGAACCCGCGCGCGTGCGGCTTGCTCGCAGCCTCGATGTTCAGCTCGATCGGCAGATCACGTTCCGGGACATGGAGCGCCTCTACGCGCGCCGAAGCCCGCTGGCCAAGCATCCTCGGCTCTTTTTGCCACAGCTGCGCGCCATCTGCCGGGAGCTTGCCGCCGCGGGCGTGGTCTATGCCGAACTCTCGCTCTCCTCGGCGGTGGAGCCCGAGGTGCTCTCCGCGCTACACGCCTCGCTCGATGCGCTGGAGGCGTCCAGTGGGGTCCGCCTCCGCTTCCTCGTAGCCCTGTCGCGGCATGACGATCTCGAGTGGGATCTCGATGTGCTCGATCGCGTGGAGCAGTGCCTGCCGAGCCGTGCCATCGCGGGTGTGGACATCATGGGCCACGAGACCTGCTCCACACGGGCCTTCCTCCCCGTGCTGGAGCGGGCCGCGGCGCTCGGCGGGGCGCGGCCCGGCTTCGTCGTCCGCGTGCATGCGGGCGAGAACCCTGCGTTCCCCGAGAACGTCCGCGAGACCGTGCGCGCCCTGTTGCCGTTCCCAGGTGTCGAGATCCGCATTGGCCACGGCCTCTATGGCGTCGATGACGACACGCTGAAGACCATGGCCCGCAACGCGGACCGGTTGGTGGTGGAGTTCAACCTCACCTCCAACCTCGCGTTGAACAACATCCAGACCACGCTCCAGGTCCCCCTGCGCCGCTACGTGGATGCGGGTGTGGCGGTCGTCCTCGGCAGTGATGGGGCGGGGCTCTATGGCACCTGCGCTCCAGACGAGGTGCGCGCCGCGATCGCCTGCGGGCTCGACGAGGAGCGGCTCGCGCGGCTCCGAGGAGCGGAAGAAGCGTTGCTGGCGGCGAAGCAGGAGCGCGAGCGCGCCCTGCCTCCGCTGCGAGACTGGAGCCCCCCACCGCCTGAACCGAGGCGGCACTTCACGCCTGTCCGAGCAGCGGAGATCGCGGCACGGCGCGGCGCGGTGCGCGCAGCCCAGGACCAGCGTCTGCGGGAGCTGGGGGCCACCGTGACGGATGCGGCGCCGGACCTGGCGGGCCGTCCGTTGCTGTGGCTCGCGGGGGCCTGGCGCCACGCGTTCTCCTCGTGGACCGTCGAAGAGATGGGTCGCGCCAGCGCCGTCCTCACCGAGGTCCTCCGAGGCCTCGAGAAGCGTGGAGGCGTGCTGCTGACCGGGGGAACGTGCCACGGCATGGAGGGCTTGAGCCACGGTCTCGCCGCGCAGGAGGGAGTCGAGGTGCTCGGCGCCATCGTGGAAGAGACGCTCGCGGAGGACCTCGACTGGCGCGTCCGCAGGTTCTGGCGCTGCGCGCGATCCTTGTACGAGAAGGCCGCGCCCGTGGTGCGCCTGGTGCGCGACGCCCAGGGGCTGGGGCTCTTCCTGGGAGGCGGCCTTATTGTCGCGGACGAGCAGCAGGCCGCCTACAACATCCGCGCCCGGCACGTGTACCTGTCCGGGCTGCGAGGCGCCGCCGTGGACGCCGCGCGTGCCAGCAAGCACGTCCGCTTCGTCGATGACGCAGCCGAGGTGCTGGCGGCGCTCGATGACAGGCGTCCCTGGGGCCAGCTGCGCCACCCAGGGCCCAACGACGCCGCCGACATCATCGTGTTCCGGCGCGGCGCTCAGGGCGATGACGAATTGCTGCTCATCCGGCGTCACGACGACAGTGGGGCCGCAGCGGGGCGCATGTCCCTGCCTGGGGGCTTCGTCCGCCCCGGTGAGGCACCGAAGGACGCCGCCGTCAGAGAGCTGCTCGAAGAGACGGGCCTGAGGGTGCCTGCCTCCGCGCTCGTGCCTGTCTGCATCGTGGAGGGTGGGGGACGAGACCCTCGCGACACCGAGGAGCGCTGGGTGCGCAG